In one Brassica oleracea var. oleracea cultivar TO1000 chromosome C9, BOL, whole genome shotgun sequence genomic region, the following are encoded:
- the LOC106313586 gene encoding beta-amylase 2, chloroplastic, whose translation MSISSIHTVVCRPVSVKKLGAPARLSARRSRVGEWRGASTLSGARPLVFAFAKAKQKGESVEDRASPIEDQLADDDEPFVHFDERDFAGTASVPVYVMLPLGVIDMNSEVVEPEVLLDQLRTLKSVNVDGVMVDCWWGIVESHTPQVYNWSGYKKLFDMIRHLGLKLQVVMSFHECGGNVGDDVHIQLPEWVREIGQTNPDIYFTDRAGMRNSECLTWGIDKQRVLRGRTALEVYFDYMRSFRVEFDEFFEDKIITEIEVGLGPCGELRYPSYPAQHGWKYPGIGEFQCYDKYLMKSLKEAAEVRGHSFWGRGPDNTESYNSTPHGTGFFRDGGDYASYYGRFFLNWYSRVLIDHGDRVLSMANLAFEGNSIAAKLSGIHWWYKTASHAAELTAGFYNPSNRDGYGPIAAMLKKHDAALNFTCVELRTLDQHEDFPEALADPEGLVWQVLNAAWDANIPVASENALPCYDREGYNKILENAKPLNDPDGRHLSCFTYLRLNTTLLESQNFVEFERFVKRMHGEAVSDLGLLPRTQETKLE comes from the exons ATGTCGATTAGTTCGATTCATACTGTTGTATGTCGTCCAGTGAGCGTGAAGAAGCTCGGAGCTCCGGCGAGACTATCTGCTCGGAGATCGCGCGTTGGAGAATGGCGTGGCGCCTCTACACTTTCTGGTGCTAGGCCTTTGGTTTTCGCTTTCGCCAAGGCGAAGCAGAAAGGAGAGAGTGTTGAGGATCGAGCTTCTCCTATCGAAGATCAGCTC GCTGACGATGATGAACCATTTGTGCATTTTGACGAGCGTGATTTTGCCGGCACAGCGTCTGTTCCCGTCTATGTTATGCTCCCA TTGGGAGTGATTGATATGAACTCGGAAGTGGTTGAACCGGAAGTGCTTTTGGACCAGTTAAGAACCCTCAAGTCCGTTAACGTTGATGGTGTTATGGTTGACTGCTGGTGGGGCATTGTCGAGTCTCATACCCCTCAGGTCTATAACTGGAGCGGCTACAAGAAACTCTTTGACATGATACGCCACCTTGGACTTAAGCTTCAG GTTGTTATGTCGTTCCACGAGTGTGGAGGCAATGTTGGAGATGATGTGCATATACAACTCCCCGAATGGGTAAGAGAGATTGGTCAAACCAATCCTGACATATACTTCACTGACAGGGCAGGCATGCGTAACTCTGAGTGTCTCACTTGGGGGATTGACAAGCAACGTGTTTTAAGAGGAAGAACTGCTCTCGAG GTTTACTTTGATTACATGAGAAGCTTCCGAGTGGAGTTTGATGAGTTCTTTGAGGATAAAATCATAACTGAGATTGAAGTAGGACTAGGTCCATGTGGGGAGCTCAGGTATCCTTCATACCCTGCTCAACATGGCTGGAAGTATCCTGGTATTGGTGAATTCCAG TGTTATGATAAGTATTTGATGAAGAGCTTAAAGGAGGCAGCAGAGGTAAGAGGGCACAGCTTTTGGGGCAGAGGACCTGACAACACTGAGTCTTATAACTCAACCCCACACGGGACTGGTTTCTTTCGCGATGGAGGTGACTATGCCAGCTACTACGGCAGATTCTTTCTTAATTGGTACTCCAGAGTTCTCATTGACCATGGTGATCGTGTTCTTTCTATGGCTAACTTGGCCTTCGAAGGAAACTCCATCGCTGCTAAG CTCTCAGGTATACACTGGTGGTATAAGACAGCTAGTCACGCTGCTGAGCTCACTGCTGGCTTCTACAACCCATCAAACCGTGATGGGTACGGGCCAATAGCAGCGATGCTGAAGAAACATGACGCTGCTCTCAACTTCACATGCGTGGAGTTACGAACACTTGACCAACACGAGGATTTTCCAGAGGCGCTGGCTGACCCAGAAGGTCTAGTTTGGCAGGTGCTGAATGCAGCTTGGGATGCGAATATACCTGTAGCTAGTGAGAATGCTCTTCCTTGTTACGACAGAGAAGGTTACAACAAGATTCTTGAGAACGCAAAGCCACTTAACGACCCTGATGGTCGCCACCTATCGTGTTTCACTTACTTAAGGCTAAACACAACTCTGCTGGAGTCTCAGAACTTTGTAGAGTTCGAGAGATTCGTCAAACGAATGCATG GTGAAGCTGTTTCGGATCTTGGCTTGCTTCCAAGGACCCAAGAGACCAAACTCGAGTGA
- the LOC106314040 gene encoding uncharacterized protein LOC106314040 produces MCKKISEYRQTTLPDHHLRNTALSSSHTSNIDSGSDPLPSSKPLTYLSRERLWAETDSVSRNAANIPLLVKRVRECVEGIHKLDSLNTRRTIHPNPRITP; encoded by the exons ATGTGCAAGAAGATATCAGAGTACAGGCAAACAACCCTACCGGATCATCATCTCAGGAACACCGCCCTTTCATCCTCTCATACATCCAACATCGACTCCGGGTCGGATCCTCTTCCGTCCTCGAAACCCCTCACTTATCTCAGCAG AGAAAGACTGTGGGCAGAGACTGATTCAGTGTCAAGGAACGCTGCTAATATACCTCTACTTGTGAAGAGAGTGCGAGAGTGTGTAGAGGGGATTCACAAGCTCGATTCTCTCAACACAAGAAGGACCATTCACCCTAACCCCAGAATCACCCCCTGA